One region of Sebastes fasciatus isolate fSebFas1 chromosome 1, fSebFas1.pri, whole genome shotgun sequence genomic DNA includes:
- the LOC141770214 gene encoding complement decay-accelerating factor isoform X4 produces MDSSGAFRGGRTTVDRQAAERLGSCLSREVGLKRQNLDQNCLVSFCRTSMDVLLDTCTGRRAVTCLLLLHLLVMKAAAECSKPQGGANRVLTNAALLRNDFPDGLDITLECGHGYVKESGSGIITCVGSIWTELDLNCKRRDCGDPKPQPHMSFNISSGTLYGAVIKGICDKGFQISGSSYRTCYANGWSRGATCEIITCAKPVDVTNGKSSWDSQEYPKYGEIVQYVCNMGYVLIGKDSLTCRDRGRYDYLPPTCEGQTTTEALRITTTMPTSTPEEEEVSIATDSLATPTPTPTAHRATSVTTSATPTVSPSLPGGRGIGTAEGRAITTSVTSTTSSSFPGHMPAIVGVIGLLLVVGTAGMILYKCLLGRKGSVNGTALIY; encoded by the exons ATGGATAGTAGTGGTGCGTTCAGGGGAGGGAGGACCACTGTAGACCGGCAGGCAGCAGAGAGACTCGGGTCTTGCCTCTCTAGAGAAGTTGGACTGAAAAGACAGAATCTGGACCAGAACTGTTTAGTCTCCTTCTGCAGAACCAGCATGGACGTTTTACTGGACACCTGTACTGGACGACGAGCAGTCACATGTCTGCTGTTACTACACCTCCTGGTCATGAAGGCAGCAG cTGAATGTTCTAAACCTCAGGGAGGGGCAAATAGAGTCTTAACCAACGCAGCACTTCTACGGAATGATTTTCCAGACGGTTTGGACATCACTTTAGAGTGTGGTCATGGATATGTTAAAGAAAGTGGCTCTGGGATCATAACCTGCGTTGGCAGCATCTGGACTGAACTAGATCTCAACTGCAAAA GGAGGGACTGTGGTGACCCTAAACCTCAACCGCATATGAGTTTTAACATCAGTTCTGGTACCCTGTATGGTGCTGTAATAAAAGGAATTTGTGATAAAGG TTTCCAGATCAGCGGATCAAGCTACAGAACGTGCTATGCGAACGGCTGGAGTAGAGGCGCCACTTGTGAAA TTATAACATGTGCCAAACCTGTCGACGTGACCAATGGCAAAAGCTCTTGGGATTCTCAAGAATACCCAAAATATGGAGAAATCGTACAGTACGTCTGCAACATGGGATACGTCCTCATTGGGAAAGATAGCCTTACGTGCAGGGATCGTGGTCGATACGATTATTTGCCTCCAACATGTGAAG gTCAGACAACAACAGAAGCTTTAAGAATTACAACGACAATGCCAACATCTACACCAGAAGAAGAAG AAGTGTCCATTGCTACAGATTCACTTGCCAcgcccacacccacacccacagcTCACAGAGCTACATCTGTCACAACCAGTGCAACACCAACTGTCTCACCTTCACTACCAG GTGGCAGAGGCATTGGGACAGCTGAGGGTAGAGCCATTACAACCAGTGTAACATCAACGACATCATCTTCATTTCCAG GACATATGCCTGCTATAGTCGGCGTGATAGGCCTTTTATTAG TCGTGGGTACAGCTGGAATGATTTTGTACAAGTGTCTTCTGGGGAGAAAAGG CTCTGTAAATGGAACCGCGCTTATCTATTAA
- the LOC141770214 gene encoding complement decay-accelerating factor isoform X7 encodes MDSSGAFRGGRTTVDRQAAERLGSCLSREVGLKRQNLDQNCLVSFCRTSMDVLLDTCTGRRAVTCLLLLHLLVMKAAAECSKPQGGANRVLTNAALLRNDFPDGLDITLECGHGYVKESGSGIITCVGSIWTELDLNCKRRDCGDPKPQPHMSFNISSGTLYGAVIKGICDKGFQISGSSYRTCYANGWSRGATCEIITCAKPVDVTNGKSSWDSQEYPKYGEIVQYVCNMGYVLIGKDSLTCRDRGRYDYLPPTCEGQTTTEALRITTTMPTSTPEEEEVSIATDSLATPTPTPTAHRATSVTTSATPTVSPSLPGHMPAIVGVIGLLLVVGTAGMILYKCLLGRKGSVNGTALIY; translated from the exons ATGGATAGTAGTGGTGCGTTCAGGGGAGGGAGGACCACTGTAGACCGGCAGGCAGCAGAGAGACTCGGGTCTTGCCTCTCTAGAGAAGTTGGACTGAAAAGACAGAATCTGGACCAGAACTGTTTAGTCTCCTTCTGCAGAACCAGCATGGACGTTTTACTGGACACCTGTACTGGACGACGAGCAGTCACATGTCTGCTGTTACTACACCTCCTGGTCATGAAGGCAGCAG cTGAATGTTCTAAACCTCAGGGAGGGGCAAATAGAGTCTTAACCAACGCAGCACTTCTACGGAATGATTTTCCAGACGGTTTGGACATCACTTTAGAGTGTGGTCATGGATATGTTAAAGAAAGTGGCTCTGGGATCATAACCTGCGTTGGCAGCATCTGGACTGAACTAGATCTCAACTGCAAAA GGAGGGACTGTGGTGACCCTAAACCTCAACCGCATATGAGTTTTAACATCAGTTCTGGTACCCTGTATGGTGCTGTAATAAAAGGAATTTGTGATAAAGG TTTCCAGATCAGCGGATCAAGCTACAGAACGTGCTATGCGAACGGCTGGAGTAGAGGCGCCACTTGTGAAA TTATAACATGTGCCAAACCTGTCGACGTGACCAATGGCAAAAGCTCTTGGGATTCTCAAGAATACCCAAAATATGGAGAAATCGTACAGTACGTCTGCAACATGGGATACGTCCTCATTGGGAAAGATAGCCTTACGTGCAGGGATCGTGGTCGATACGATTATTTGCCTCCAACATGTGAAG gTCAGACAACAACAGAAGCTTTAAGAATTACAACGACAATGCCAACATCTACACCAGAAGAAGAAG AAGTGTCCATTGCTACAGATTCACTTGCCAcgcccacacccacacccacagcTCACAGAGCTACATCTGTCACAACCAGTGCAACACCAACTGTCTCACCTTCACTACCAG GACATATGCCTGCTATAGTCGGCGTGATAGGCCTTTTATTAG TCGTGGGTACAGCTGGAATGATTTTGTACAAGTGTCTTCTGGGGAGAAAAGG CTCTGTAAATGGAACCGCGCTTATCTATTAA
- the LOC141770214 gene encoding membrane cofactor protein isoform X2, whose protein sequence is MDSSGAFRGGRTTVDRQAAERLGSCLSREVGLKRQNLDQNCLVSFCRTSMDVLLDTCTGRRAVTCLLLLHLLVMKAAAECSKPQGGANRVLTNAALLRNDFPDGLDITLECGHGYVKESGSGIITCVGSIWTELDLNCKRRDCGDPKPQPHMSFNISSGTLYGAVIKGICDKGFQISGSSYRTCYANGWSRGATCEIITCAKPVDVTNGKSSWDSQEYPKYGEIVQYVCNMGYVLIGKDSLTCRDRGRYDYLPPTCEGQTTTEALRITTTMPTSTPEEEEVSIATDSLATPTPTPTAHRATSVTTSATPTVSPSLPGGRGIGTAEGRAITTSVTSTTSSSFPGEHDEAVDTNKEIGHMPAIVGVIGLLLVVGTAGMILYKCLLGRKGSVNGTALIY, encoded by the exons ATGGATAGTAGTGGTGCGTTCAGGGGAGGGAGGACCACTGTAGACCGGCAGGCAGCAGAGAGACTCGGGTCTTGCCTCTCTAGAGAAGTTGGACTGAAAAGACAGAATCTGGACCAGAACTGTTTAGTCTCCTTCTGCAGAACCAGCATGGACGTTTTACTGGACACCTGTACTGGACGACGAGCAGTCACATGTCTGCTGTTACTACACCTCCTGGTCATGAAGGCAGCAG cTGAATGTTCTAAACCTCAGGGAGGGGCAAATAGAGTCTTAACCAACGCAGCACTTCTACGGAATGATTTTCCAGACGGTTTGGACATCACTTTAGAGTGTGGTCATGGATATGTTAAAGAAAGTGGCTCTGGGATCATAACCTGCGTTGGCAGCATCTGGACTGAACTAGATCTCAACTGCAAAA GGAGGGACTGTGGTGACCCTAAACCTCAACCGCATATGAGTTTTAACATCAGTTCTGGTACCCTGTATGGTGCTGTAATAAAAGGAATTTGTGATAAAGG TTTCCAGATCAGCGGATCAAGCTACAGAACGTGCTATGCGAACGGCTGGAGTAGAGGCGCCACTTGTGAAA TTATAACATGTGCCAAACCTGTCGACGTGACCAATGGCAAAAGCTCTTGGGATTCTCAAGAATACCCAAAATATGGAGAAATCGTACAGTACGTCTGCAACATGGGATACGTCCTCATTGGGAAAGATAGCCTTACGTGCAGGGATCGTGGTCGATACGATTATTTGCCTCCAACATGTGAAG gTCAGACAACAACAGAAGCTTTAAGAATTACAACGACAATGCCAACATCTACACCAGAAGAAGAAG AAGTGTCCATTGCTACAGATTCACTTGCCAcgcccacacccacacccacagcTCACAGAGCTACATCTGTCACAACCAGTGCAACACCAACTGTCTCACCTTCACTACCAG GTGGCAGAGGCATTGGGACAGCTGAGGGTAGAGCCATTACAACCAGTGTAACATCAACGACATCATCTTCATTTCCAG GAGAGCATGACGAAGCTGTAGATACTAACAAGGAAATCG GACATATGCCTGCTATAGTCGGCGTGATAGGCCTTTTATTAG TCGTGGGTACAGCTGGAATGATTTTGTACAAGTGTCTTCTGGGGAGAAAAGG CTCTGTAAATGGAACCGCGCTTATCTATTAA
- the LOC141770214 gene encoding uncharacterized protein LOC141770214 isoform X1, giving the protein MDSSGAFRGGRTTVDRQAAERLGSCLSREVGLKRQNLDQNCLVSFCRTSMDVLLDTCTGRRAVTCLLLLHLLVMKAAAECSKPQGGANRVLTNAALLRNDFPDGLDITLECGHGYVKESGSGIITCVGSIWTELDLNCKRRDCGDPKPQPHMSFNISSGTLYGAVIKGICDKGFQISGSSYRTCYANGWSRGATCEIITCAKPVDVTNGKSSWDSQEYPKYGEIVQYVCNMGYVLIGKDSLTCRDRGRYDYLPPTCEGQTTTEALRITTTMPTSTPEEEEVSIATDSLATPTPTPTAHRATSVTTSATPTVSPSLPGGRGIGTAEGRAITTSVTSTTSSSFPGEHDEAVDTNKEIGHMPAIVGVIGLLLVVGTAGMILYKCLLGRKGSYDTREDLKPELLQFQNL; this is encoded by the exons ATGGATAGTAGTGGTGCGTTCAGGGGAGGGAGGACCACTGTAGACCGGCAGGCAGCAGAGAGACTCGGGTCTTGCCTCTCTAGAGAAGTTGGACTGAAAAGACAGAATCTGGACCAGAACTGTTTAGTCTCCTTCTGCAGAACCAGCATGGACGTTTTACTGGACACCTGTACTGGACGACGAGCAGTCACATGTCTGCTGTTACTACACCTCCTGGTCATGAAGGCAGCAG cTGAATGTTCTAAACCTCAGGGAGGGGCAAATAGAGTCTTAACCAACGCAGCACTTCTACGGAATGATTTTCCAGACGGTTTGGACATCACTTTAGAGTGTGGTCATGGATATGTTAAAGAAAGTGGCTCTGGGATCATAACCTGCGTTGGCAGCATCTGGACTGAACTAGATCTCAACTGCAAAA GGAGGGACTGTGGTGACCCTAAACCTCAACCGCATATGAGTTTTAACATCAGTTCTGGTACCCTGTATGGTGCTGTAATAAAAGGAATTTGTGATAAAGG TTTCCAGATCAGCGGATCAAGCTACAGAACGTGCTATGCGAACGGCTGGAGTAGAGGCGCCACTTGTGAAA TTATAACATGTGCCAAACCTGTCGACGTGACCAATGGCAAAAGCTCTTGGGATTCTCAAGAATACCCAAAATATGGAGAAATCGTACAGTACGTCTGCAACATGGGATACGTCCTCATTGGGAAAGATAGCCTTACGTGCAGGGATCGTGGTCGATACGATTATTTGCCTCCAACATGTGAAG gTCAGACAACAACAGAAGCTTTAAGAATTACAACGACAATGCCAACATCTACACCAGAAGAAGAAG AAGTGTCCATTGCTACAGATTCACTTGCCAcgcccacacccacacccacagcTCACAGAGCTACATCTGTCACAACCAGTGCAACACCAACTGTCTCACCTTCACTACCAG GTGGCAGAGGCATTGGGACAGCTGAGGGTAGAGCCATTACAACCAGTGTAACATCAACGACATCATCTTCATTTCCAG GAGAGCATGACGAAGCTGTAGATACTAACAAGGAAATCG GACATATGCCTGCTATAGTCGGCGTGATAGGCCTTTTATTAG TCGTGGGTACAGCTGGAATGATTTTGTACAAGTGTCTTCTGGGGAGAAAAGG CTCATATGACACCAGAGAAGACCTGAAGCCGGAGTTATTACAGTTCCAAAACCTTTAG
- the LOC141770214 gene encoding complement decay-accelerating factor isoform X6: MDSSGAFRGGRTTVDRQAAERLGSCLSREVGLKRQNLDQNCLVSFCRTSMDVLLDTCTGRRAVTCLLLLHLLVMKAAAECSKPQGGANRVLTNAALLRNDFPDGLDITLECGHGYVKESGSGIITCVGSIWTELDLNCKRRDCGDPKPQPHMSFNISSGTLYGAVIKGICDKGFQISGSSYRTCYANGWSRGATCEIITCAKPVDVTNGKSSWDSQEYPKYGEIVQYVCNMGYVLIGKDSLTCRDRGRYDYLPPTCEGQTTTEALRITTTMPTSTPEEEEVSIATDSLATPTPTPTAHRATSVTTSATPTVSPSLPGHMPAIVGVIGLLLVVGTAGMILYKCLLGRKGSYDTREDLKPELLQFQNL, from the exons ATGGATAGTAGTGGTGCGTTCAGGGGAGGGAGGACCACTGTAGACCGGCAGGCAGCAGAGAGACTCGGGTCTTGCCTCTCTAGAGAAGTTGGACTGAAAAGACAGAATCTGGACCAGAACTGTTTAGTCTCCTTCTGCAGAACCAGCATGGACGTTTTACTGGACACCTGTACTGGACGACGAGCAGTCACATGTCTGCTGTTACTACACCTCCTGGTCATGAAGGCAGCAG cTGAATGTTCTAAACCTCAGGGAGGGGCAAATAGAGTCTTAACCAACGCAGCACTTCTACGGAATGATTTTCCAGACGGTTTGGACATCACTTTAGAGTGTGGTCATGGATATGTTAAAGAAAGTGGCTCTGGGATCATAACCTGCGTTGGCAGCATCTGGACTGAACTAGATCTCAACTGCAAAA GGAGGGACTGTGGTGACCCTAAACCTCAACCGCATATGAGTTTTAACATCAGTTCTGGTACCCTGTATGGTGCTGTAATAAAAGGAATTTGTGATAAAGG TTTCCAGATCAGCGGATCAAGCTACAGAACGTGCTATGCGAACGGCTGGAGTAGAGGCGCCACTTGTGAAA TTATAACATGTGCCAAACCTGTCGACGTGACCAATGGCAAAAGCTCTTGGGATTCTCAAGAATACCCAAAATATGGAGAAATCGTACAGTACGTCTGCAACATGGGATACGTCCTCATTGGGAAAGATAGCCTTACGTGCAGGGATCGTGGTCGATACGATTATTTGCCTCCAACATGTGAAG gTCAGACAACAACAGAAGCTTTAAGAATTACAACGACAATGCCAACATCTACACCAGAAGAAGAAG AAGTGTCCATTGCTACAGATTCACTTGCCAcgcccacacccacacccacagcTCACAGAGCTACATCTGTCACAACCAGTGCAACACCAACTGTCTCACCTTCACTACCAG GACATATGCCTGCTATAGTCGGCGTGATAGGCCTTTTATTAG TCGTGGGTACAGCTGGAATGATTTTGTACAAGTGTCTTCTGGGGAGAAAAGG CTCATATGACACCAGAGAAGACCTGAAGCCGGAGTTATTACAGTTCCAAAACCTTTAG
- the LOC141770214 gene encoding complement decay-accelerating factor, GPI-anchored isoform X3 codes for MDSSGAFRGGRTTVDRQAAERLGSCLSREVGLKRQNLDQNCLVSFCRTSMDVLLDTCTGRRAVTCLLLLHLLVMKAAAECSKPQGGANRVLTNAALLRNDFPDGLDITLECGHGYVKESGSGIITCVGSIWTELDLNCKRRDCGDPKPQPHMSFNISSGTLYGAVIKGICDKGFQISGSSYRTCYANGWSRGATCEIITCAKPVDVTNGKSSWDSQEYPKYGEIVQYVCNMGYVLIGKDSLTCRDRGRYDYLPPTCEGQTTTEALRITTTMPTSTPEEEEVSIATDSLATPTPTPTAHRATSVTTSATPTVSPSLPGGRGIGTAEGRAITTSVTSTTSSSFPGHMPAIVGVIGLLLVVGTAGMILYKCLLGRKGSYDTREDLKPELLQFQNL; via the exons ATGGATAGTAGTGGTGCGTTCAGGGGAGGGAGGACCACTGTAGACCGGCAGGCAGCAGAGAGACTCGGGTCTTGCCTCTCTAGAGAAGTTGGACTGAAAAGACAGAATCTGGACCAGAACTGTTTAGTCTCCTTCTGCAGAACCAGCATGGACGTTTTACTGGACACCTGTACTGGACGACGAGCAGTCACATGTCTGCTGTTACTACACCTCCTGGTCATGAAGGCAGCAG cTGAATGTTCTAAACCTCAGGGAGGGGCAAATAGAGTCTTAACCAACGCAGCACTTCTACGGAATGATTTTCCAGACGGTTTGGACATCACTTTAGAGTGTGGTCATGGATATGTTAAAGAAAGTGGCTCTGGGATCATAACCTGCGTTGGCAGCATCTGGACTGAACTAGATCTCAACTGCAAAA GGAGGGACTGTGGTGACCCTAAACCTCAACCGCATATGAGTTTTAACATCAGTTCTGGTACCCTGTATGGTGCTGTAATAAAAGGAATTTGTGATAAAGG TTTCCAGATCAGCGGATCAAGCTACAGAACGTGCTATGCGAACGGCTGGAGTAGAGGCGCCACTTGTGAAA TTATAACATGTGCCAAACCTGTCGACGTGACCAATGGCAAAAGCTCTTGGGATTCTCAAGAATACCCAAAATATGGAGAAATCGTACAGTACGTCTGCAACATGGGATACGTCCTCATTGGGAAAGATAGCCTTACGTGCAGGGATCGTGGTCGATACGATTATTTGCCTCCAACATGTGAAG gTCAGACAACAACAGAAGCTTTAAGAATTACAACGACAATGCCAACATCTACACCAGAAGAAGAAG AAGTGTCCATTGCTACAGATTCACTTGCCAcgcccacacccacacccacagcTCACAGAGCTACATCTGTCACAACCAGTGCAACACCAACTGTCTCACCTTCACTACCAG GTGGCAGAGGCATTGGGACAGCTGAGGGTAGAGCCATTACAACCAGTGTAACATCAACGACATCATCTTCATTTCCAG GACATATGCCTGCTATAGTCGGCGTGATAGGCCTTTTATTAG TCGTGGGTACAGCTGGAATGATTTTGTACAAGTGTCTTCTGGGGAGAAAAGG CTCATATGACACCAGAGAAGACCTGAAGCCGGAGTTATTACAGTTCCAAAACCTTTAG
- the LOC141770214 gene encoding complement decay-accelerating factor isoform X5, with translation MDSSGAFRGGRTTVDRQAAERLGSCLSREVGLKRQNLDQNCLVSFCRTSMDVLLDTCTGRRAVTCLLLLHLLVMKAAAECSKPQGGANRVLTNAALLRNDFPDGLDITLECGHGYVKESGSGIITCVGSIWTELDLNCKRRDCGDPKPQPHMSFNISSGTLYGAVIKGICDKGFQISGSSYRTCYANGWSRGATCEIITCAKPVDVTNGKSSWDSQEYPKYGEIVQYVCNMGYVLIGKDSLTCRDRGRYDYLPPTCEGQTTTEALRITTTMPTSTPEEEGGRGIGTAEGRAITTSVTSTTSSSFPGEHDEAVDTNKEIGHMPAIVGVIGLLLVVGTAGMILYKCLLGRKGSYDTREDLKPELLQFQNL, from the exons ATGGATAGTAGTGGTGCGTTCAGGGGAGGGAGGACCACTGTAGACCGGCAGGCAGCAGAGAGACTCGGGTCTTGCCTCTCTAGAGAAGTTGGACTGAAAAGACAGAATCTGGACCAGAACTGTTTAGTCTCCTTCTGCAGAACCAGCATGGACGTTTTACTGGACACCTGTACTGGACGACGAGCAGTCACATGTCTGCTGTTACTACACCTCCTGGTCATGAAGGCAGCAG cTGAATGTTCTAAACCTCAGGGAGGGGCAAATAGAGTCTTAACCAACGCAGCACTTCTACGGAATGATTTTCCAGACGGTTTGGACATCACTTTAGAGTGTGGTCATGGATATGTTAAAGAAAGTGGCTCTGGGATCATAACCTGCGTTGGCAGCATCTGGACTGAACTAGATCTCAACTGCAAAA GGAGGGACTGTGGTGACCCTAAACCTCAACCGCATATGAGTTTTAACATCAGTTCTGGTACCCTGTATGGTGCTGTAATAAAAGGAATTTGTGATAAAGG TTTCCAGATCAGCGGATCAAGCTACAGAACGTGCTATGCGAACGGCTGGAGTAGAGGCGCCACTTGTGAAA TTATAACATGTGCCAAACCTGTCGACGTGACCAATGGCAAAAGCTCTTGGGATTCTCAAGAATACCCAAAATATGGAGAAATCGTACAGTACGTCTGCAACATGGGATACGTCCTCATTGGGAAAGATAGCCTTACGTGCAGGGATCGTGGTCGATACGATTATTTGCCTCCAACATGTGAAG gTCAGACAACAACAGAAGCTTTAAGAATTACAACGACAATGCCAACATCTACACCAGAAGAAGAAG GTGGCAGAGGCATTGGGACAGCTGAGGGTAGAGCCATTACAACCAGTGTAACATCAACGACATCATCTTCATTTCCAG GAGAGCATGACGAAGCTGTAGATACTAACAAGGAAATCG GACATATGCCTGCTATAGTCGGCGTGATAGGCCTTTTATTAG TCGTGGGTACAGCTGGAATGATTTTGTACAAGTGTCTTCTGGGGAGAAAAGG CTCATATGACACCAGAGAAGACCTGAAGCCGGAGTTATTACAGTTCCAAAACCTTTAG
- the LOC141770214 gene encoding complement decay-accelerating factor isoform X8, producing the protein MDSSGAFRGGRTTVDRQAAERLGSCLSREVGLKRQNLDQNCLVSFCRTSMDVLLDTCTGRRAVTCLLLLHLLVMKAAAECSKPQGGANRVLTNAALLRNDFPDGLDITLECGHGYVKESGSGIITCVGSIWTELDLNCKRRDCGDPKPQPHMSFNISSGTLYGAVIKGICDKGFQISGSSYRTCYANGWSRGATCEIITCAKPVDVTNGKSSWDSQEYPKYGEIVQYVCNMGYVLIGKDSLTCRDRGRYDYLPPTCEGQTTTEALRITTTMPTSTPEEEGGRGIGTAEGRAITTSVTSTTSSSFPGHMPAIVGVIGLLLVVGTAGMILYKCLLGRKGSYDTREDLKPELLQFQNL; encoded by the exons ATGGATAGTAGTGGTGCGTTCAGGGGAGGGAGGACCACTGTAGACCGGCAGGCAGCAGAGAGACTCGGGTCTTGCCTCTCTAGAGAAGTTGGACTGAAAAGACAGAATCTGGACCAGAACTGTTTAGTCTCCTTCTGCAGAACCAGCATGGACGTTTTACTGGACACCTGTACTGGACGACGAGCAGTCACATGTCTGCTGTTACTACACCTCCTGGTCATGAAGGCAGCAG cTGAATGTTCTAAACCTCAGGGAGGGGCAAATAGAGTCTTAACCAACGCAGCACTTCTACGGAATGATTTTCCAGACGGTTTGGACATCACTTTAGAGTGTGGTCATGGATATGTTAAAGAAAGTGGCTCTGGGATCATAACCTGCGTTGGCAGCATCTGGACTGAACTAGATCTCAACTGCAAAA GGAGGGACTGTGGTGACCCTAAACCTCAACCGCATATGAGTTTTAACATCAGTTCTGGTACCCTGTATGGTGCTGTAATAAAAGGAATTTGTGATAAAGG TTTCCAGATCAGCGGATCAAGCTACAGAACGTGCTATGCGAACGGCTGGAGTAGAGGCGCCACTTGTGAAA TTATAACATGTGCCAAACCTGTCGACGTGACCAATGGCAAAAGCTCTTGGGATTCTCAAGAATACCCAAAATATGGAGAAATCGTACAGTACGTCTGCAACATGGGATACGTCCTCATTGGGAAAGATAGCCTTACGTGCAGGGATCGTGGTCGATACGATTATTTGCCTCCAACATGTGAAG gTCAGACAACAACAGAAGCTTTAAGAATTACAACGACAATGCCAACATCTACACCAGAAGAAGAAG GTGGCAGAGGCATTGGGACAGCTGAGGGTAGAGCCATTACAACCAGTGTAACATCAACGACATCATCTTCATTTCCAG GACATATGCCTGCTATAGTCGGCGTGATAGGCCTTTTATTAG TCGTGGGTACAGCTGGAATGATTTTGTACAAGTGTCTTCTGGGGAGAAAAGG CTCATATGACACCAGAGAAGACCTGAAGCCGGAGTTATTACAGTTCCAAAACCTTTAG